A single window of Nicotiana tomentosiformis chromosome 1, ASM39032v3, whole genome shotgun sequence DNA harbors:
- the LOC104091146 gene encoding uncharacterized protein isoform X2, whose translation MDTVKTIVKGKICQKSFLFPEFNIKKKKIKSDLCRNEMFCHNSAHIPPCEQYRQMGLKKYSELISYLLVAEQHNELLMKNHESRPTGSCPFPEVNETNFHQAKRGRGRGPSRGHGRSRGGNSNRGNNNAPKNPPHYQQWKRKEQKYEAVQAAKPENACYRCGGKRHWSRTCRMPKHLVELYQASLKKTEKNAEANFISEDNLDFMHLDVADYITLLEGETSHVIGSESVEM comes from the exons ATGGATACTGTAAAAACTATTGTGAAAGGAAAAATCTGCCAAAAGAGTTTCCTATTTCCTGAATTCAATATCAA GAAGAAAAAAATTAAGAGCGACTTGTGCAGGAATGAGATGTTTTGCCATAACTCTGCCCACATTCCTCCTTGTGAG caatatcgacaGATGGGATtaaaaaagtattctgaacttatctcataTCTTCTTGTGgccgagcaacataatgagctattaatgaaaaaccatgaaagccgacctactggttcttgtccattccctgaagtgaatgagacgaactttcaccaagctaaacgtggaagaggacgtggccccagtcgtggtcatggccgtagtcggggaggaaactctaatcgtggtaataataatgcaccaaagaaccctcctcactaccagcagtggaaaaggaaggaacaaaagtatgaagcggtgcaagcagcaaagccagaaaatgcatgctatagatgtggaggaaaaaggcactggtcacgtacatgccgtatgccaaagcacctggttgagctatatcaagcttccctgaagaagacagagaaaaatgctgaagcaaattttatttctgaagataatttagacttcatgcatttggatgtagctgattacatTACACTcctagaaggagaaacaagtcatgtgatcggtagtgaatctgtagagatgtaa
- the LOC104091146 gene encoding uncharacterized protein isoform X1 — translation MDTVKTIVKGKICQKSFLFPEFNIKKKKIKSDLCRNEMFCHNSAHIPPCEQQYRQMGLKKYSELISYLLVAEQHNELLMKNHESRPTGSCPFPEVNETNFHQAKRGRGRGPSRGHGRSRGGNSNRGNNNAPKNPPHYQQWKRKEQKYEAVQAAKPENACYRCGGKRHWSRTCRMPKHLVELYQASLKKTEKNAEANFISEDNLDFMHLDVADYITLLEGETSHVIGSESVEM, via the exons ATGGATACTGTAAAAACTATTGTGAAAGGAAAAATCTGCCAAAAGAGTTTCCTATTTCCTGAATTCAATATCAA GAAGAAAAAAATTAAGAGCGACTTGTGCAGGAATGAGATGTTTTGCCATAACTCTGCCCACATTCCTCCTTGTGAG cagcaatatcgacaGATGGGATtaaaaaagtattctgaacttatctcataTCTTCTTGTGgccgagcaacataatgagctattaatgaaaaaccatgaaagccgacctactggttcttgtccattccctgaagtgaatgagacgaactttcaccaagctaaacgtggaagaggacgtggccccagtcgtggtcatggccgtagtcggggaggaaactctaatcgtggtaataataatgcaccaaagaaccctcctcactaccagcagtggaaaaggaaggaacaaaagtatgaagcggtgcaagcagcaaagccagaaaatgcatgctatagatgtggaggaaaaaggcactggtcacgtacatgccgtatgccaaagcacctggttgagctatatcaagcttccctgaagaagacagagaaaaatgctgaagcaaattttatttctgaagataatttagacttcatgcatttggatgtagctgattacatTACACTcctagaaggagaaacaagtcatgtgatcggtagtgaatctgtagagatgtaa
- the LOC104091146 gene encoding uncharacterized protein isoform X3, translated as MFCHNSAHIPPCEQQYRQMGLKKYSELISYLLVAEQHNELLMKNHESRPTGSCPFPEVNETNFHQAKRGRGRGPSRGHGRSRGGNSNRGNNNAPKNPPHYQQWKRKEQKYEAVQAAKPENACYRCGGKRHWSRTCRMPKHLVELYQASLKKTEKNAEANFISEDNLDFMHLDVADYITLLEGETSHVIGSESVEM; from the exons ATGTTTTGCCATAACTCTGCCCACATTCCTCCTTGTGAG cagcaatatcgacaGATGGGATtaaaaaagtattctgaacttatctcataTCTTCTTGTGgccgagcaacataatgagctattaatgaaaaaccatgaaagccgacctactggttcttgtccattccctgaagtgaatgagacgaactttcaccaagctaaacgtggaagaggacgtggccccagtcgtggtcatggccgtagtcggggaggaaactctaatcgtggtaataataatgcaccaaagaaccctcctcactaccagcagtggaaaaggaaggaacaaaagtatgaagcggtgcaagcagcaaagccagaaaatgcatgctatagatgtggaggaaaaaggcactggtcacgtacatgccgtatgccaaagcacctggttgagctatatcaagcttccctgaagaagacagagaaaaatgctgaagcaaattttatttctgaagataatttagacttcatgcatttggatgtagctgattacatTACACTcctagaaggagaaacaagtcatgtgatcggtagtgaatctgtagagatgtaa